TTGCACCACCGACACGCAGACCCGGGATGCTGACCGCGCCGCCTGCTGCATTGGCCGTGGCCGCCGAGCTGGAAGTGGCTGCGTTGTAGCTGAGGGCGCTGCCCGTGCCGGAGCTCGCTGCCACCGACCCTGCCGAGCTGGAAGAACCCGTGCTCGTGTTGGTGACGGCCAGGGCCGTGGTGCTGGTCGCCGAGGCCACGCCTGCGAGCAGGACCACTGCAGCCGAGATGAGAGTCTTCTTCATGATGATGCTTCCTCGATAGTGTTGAAACGAACCCGATTGCCGGCGAATCCGGCCATCAGCCAACGGTCAGCGAGCGCGGATTGGATGTTTCCGTTGCGACCGGGATGCAGTTTCAGCGTCGGGGAGGAATCGAAAAATGCCCTGTGGTGGGTAGTGCAAGGCTATGGCGAAAGCAATGGGGGGGCACGGTCCGGGCGCCTCTCCGGGCGCCTCTTTTCGCATGGTGGCGCTTGCTACTTCTACTCCTTTAGTACACATTTACCCCGAACTGCAACAAGACGAAACTAAAGTAATCAAAAAAGCTCTCGAACAAAATTTGAGTAGAAATGAATTAACTTTTGCTCACGAACAAGCGGTAGTTTTTGTCACTAGGGGATATAAATGGAAAATGAGCTTGACATTTCATTGACGGAGGTCAATGCGAGTGCTAGGAATTTCTCGAATCCTGGCCAGTTCGGCGGGCTGCTCGCCCCCTCTGCCGACACGCTCCCCTGGCCCGACTACCTGACCGGGCAACAGACCAAGCCGGTGCGGGTCGTGCTGGTCGACGACGACCCCTTCGTGAGACGCGTCATCGCCCAGGAGCTGCTGGGCGACCTGCGCATCCAGCTCGAAGGGCAGGCCGGGAGCCTGCGCGAAGGTCGGCGCCTCCTGATGCAGCATGAATTCGACGTGCTCATGGTCGACATCCGCCTGGGCGACGGCAGTGGCTTCGAGCTGATCGAGGAGGCCAAGAAACACCGCAGCGCCGCCGAAATCATCGTCATCTCCGCCATCGAGGACGAACCCCAGGTGCTGCATGCCTTCGAACTCGGCGCCTCTGGCTTCCTGGTGAAGAACGCGTGGTTCCAGAGCTATGCCCAGGCCGTGCTGCAGGTGGTCAACGGGGGCGCCGCCATCACGCCCCGGCTCGCGCGCCGCCTGCTGGTGCACCTGGACCACCAGCGCAGCAACCAGAGCCCGGTGCGCCCGCCCGAGACCAAGGCCGCGCTGTCCGCACGGGAGCGCGAAGTGTTGCGACTTGTAGCCACAGGGTATGTGACCGAAGAGATCGCATTGCAGCTCACCATCAGCGCGCAGACGGTCAATGCCCATGTGAAGAACATCTACCGCAAGCTCCATGCGCACACCCGCGCGCAGGCGGTGAGCTTCGCCTCCCACCGGGGGCTGCTCTGACACCGTTGCAACGAACAACGGGATGCAACGGGTCGATACGGTCATGTGGTCCTCGGTGCCCCAGCTGCCGCACTACCTCGAAGACCAGTTCGTGTGGCTCTCGATCGCCGCATGGTCCGCGCTGCTGGCCTGGCTCTGGCCCCGCGCCTCGCGCCGCCGGATGCTGCTGTGGGCCGCGCTGGCCTCTGCGCTGCATCTCACGCCGGTGACCGGGCAGGTGCTGCGGGCCACTTCGGCGATGACGGTGGATATCAACGACATCCCGCTCGCGTTCTGGGCACTGCAGGGCGTCAACGCGGCGGTGCTCGGGATGATCATCGGCGTCTGGTACCTCTCCCGCCGCCGCGTCATGCGCTACCGGCAGGTACAGGCGGTGCTGGCCGAGCGGCGCCGCATTGCCAGCGACCTGCACGACGGCGTCGGCTCCCGGTTGATGGCGCTGCTGGCCAGCCAGGACCCGCGCGCGGCCGAACCGAGCGAACTGTCGATGGCCCTGCAGGCCTGCCTGCTGGAACTGCAGATGACCGTGGACTCCCTGGACGACGAGGCATCGGCCACCATCGTCGAGCGGCTGGCTCACCTGCGCTACCGCCTGCAGCCGGCCTTCGACCGGCTGGGCATCGGCCTCGCATGGCATGTGCACGACGTGCCGCTCGCGCGCGCGATGTCCGGCGAATCGGCGATGCAGATCTGCCGGATCGCGCAGGAAGCCTTGTCGAACGTGCTGCGCCACTCGCACGCCAGCAATGTCGAGGTCCGCTTCGGCCCGTTGGGACGCACGCGCGGGCTGGTGCTCGAGGTGCAGGACAACGGCCGGGGCCTCGATGCCTCGGCCCCCATCCAGCTCGAGCAATTCGGCAAGGGGCTTCGCAGCATGCGTGCGCGGGCCGATGCCTTGGGCGGTGAACTGGCCGTCATGGACGCCGCGCCGCACGGGCTGTGCATCCGCCTCGTGCTTTCGGACACCGAACCGGCGCCGGCCAGCGCCGGGCCGGAAACGGGGAGCAGCCTGTAACAAGCGCGGAGCCGCTGCCGCCGGAGCCCGTCCTGGCCTATGGCAAACTTCCGCGCTTTGCCAGGGATGCGCTCAAGACATGCAGAAAATCATTCGCCAGCTTGCCACTGAAATCAAGGTCGGCGAGCACCAGGTGAAGTCCGCCGTCGAACTGCTCGACGAAGGCGCCACGGTTCCATTCATCGCCCGCTACCGCAAGGAAGTGACCGGCGGCCTCGACGACATCCAGCTGCGCGAACTCGAAGCGCGTCTTTCCTACCTGCGCGAACTCGAGGACCGCCGCGTGGCGGTGCTCAAGGCCATCGACGAGCAGGGCAAGCTCACCCCCCAGCTGCGCGCCGCGATCGAATTCGCACCCACCAAGCAGGAGCTGGAAGACCTGTACCTGCCGTTCAAGCAGAAGCGCCGCACCAAGGGCCAGATCGCCCGCGAATTCGGCATCGAGCCGCTGGCCGACAAGCTGTTGGCCGACCCCACGCTCGATCCGGCCGTCGAAGCCAAGGCGTTCTTGCAGCCCGCCACAACGCTGGACGACGGCAAGCCGGGCCCCGATTTCTCCACCGTGCCGCTCGTGCTCGACGGCGTGCGCGACATTCTTTCCGAGCGCTGGGCCGAAGACGCTGGCCTGGTGCAGGGCCTGCGCGAATGGCTCTGGGCCGAGGGCCTGCTCAAGTCCAGCCTCATGGCCGGCAAGGACGAGAACAATGCCGACATCGCCAAGTTCCGCGACTACTTCGAGTACGACGAGCCCATCGGCCGCGTGCCTTCGCACCGCGCACTGGCCGTGTTCCGCGGCCGAGCACTCGACATCCTCGATGCCAAGCTGGTGCTGCCGGTGGAGCCCGAGCCGGGCAAGCCCAGCATCGCCGAAGGCAAGATCGCGCTGCACCTGGGCTGGAGCCACGCCGGCCGGCCGGCCGACGACCTGCTGCGCAAGTGTGTGGCCTGGACTTGGCGCGTGAAGCTGGCGCTGTCCACCGAACGGGACCTTTTCACGCGCCTGCGCGAAGACGCCGAGAAGGTCGCGATCAAGGTGTTTGCCGACAACCTGCGCGATCTGCTGCTGGCCGCACCCGCCGGCCCGCGCGTCGTGATGGGGCTGGACCCCGGCATCCGCACCGGCGTGAAGGTGGCCGTGGTCGATTCGACCGGCAAGCTGGTCGAGACCGCCACCGTGTTCCCGCACGAGCCGCGCAAGGACTGGGAAGGTTCGCTGCACACCCTGGGCAAGCTCTGCGCCAAGCACGGCGTGAACCTCATCGCCATCGGCAACGGCACCGCCAGCCGGGAAACCGACAAGCTGGCCGCCGACCTCATCAAGCTGCTGGCCAAGATGGCCGCGCAGGCCGGCGCGCCCGAGATGACGGTCGACAAGGTCGTGGTCAGCGAGGCCGGCGCCTCGGTGTATTCCGCCAGCGAATTCGCCTCGCAGGAAATGCCCGACGTGGACGTGAGCCTGCGCGGCGCCGCCTCCATCGCGCGCCGCCTGCAGGACCCGCTGGCCGAGCTCGTGAAGATCGACCCCAAGAGCATCGGCGTGGGCCAGTACCAGCACGACGTGAACCAGAGCGAACTCGCCCGCACCCTGCAGGCGGTGGTCGAAGATTGCGTGAACTCGGTGGGCGTGGACCTCAACACCGCGAGCGTGCCGCTCCTGAGCCGCGTGTCCGGCCTCTCGGGCAGCGTGGCGAAGGCCGTGGTGCGCTGGCGCGAATCGAACGGCGCGTTCTCCACCCGCAAGCAACTGCTCGACGTGACCGGCTTCGGCCCCAAGGCCTTCGAGCAGAGCGCGGGGTTCCTGCGCATCCGCGGCGGCGCCGATCCGCTGGACATCACCGGCGTGCACCCGGAAACCTATCCGCTGGTCGAGCAGATCATCGTGAAGACCGGCAAGCCGATCGCCGAGCTGATGGGCCGCGCCGAGATGCTCAAGACGCTCAAGCCCGAGCTCTTCGCCAACGAGAAGTTCGGCGTCATCACGGTCAAGGACATCCTGGGCGAACTCGAGAAGCCCGGCCGCGACCCGCGCCCCGACTTCAAGGTGGCGCGCTTCAACGACGGCGTGGACGACATCAAGGACCTGGTCGAGGGCATGATCCTCGAAGGCACCGTGAGCAACGTGGCCCAGTTCGGCGCTTTCGTCGACCTGGGCGTGCACCAGGACGGCCTGGTGCACGTGAGCCAGTTGAGCCACAAGTTCGTGAACGACGCGCGCGAGGTCGTGAAGACCGGCGACATCGTCAAGGTCAAGGTGATGGAAGTGGACGTGGCGCGCAAGCGCATCGGCTTGTCGATGAAGCTGGATGCGGCGCCCGCGCGCCGCGACGGGCCGCGCGACAACCGCTTCGAAGGGGCGGGGCGAGGTCAGCAACAGCAGCCGCGGCGCGACAACTCGCCGCAGCCGGGTGGGCAGATGGCGAATGCGTTTGCCAAGCTGCAGGGGTTGCGCAAGTAGCTGTCGGCAGATGGGTCGGTCGCCTGTTAAACTAGTCAGTCAACTAGTCTGATAGGTGGCTGCCATGAAAACCTGGCCGGTACAGGACGCGAAAGCGCGCTTCAGCGAATTTCTCGAGGCTTGCCTCAACGACGGGCCGCAAATGGTCACCAAGCGCGGGGCCGAAGCGGCGGTGTTGGTCCCGGCCGCCGAGTGGCGGCGGCTGCACGAGACGGCTCGGCCTTCGCTCAAGGAGCTTCTGCTTTCCGAGCAGGCGCGTACAGATTTTCTCGTCGCGCAACGAGGCAGCGCGCGCAGGCGCCGCGTCGCGCCGATGCGCTGAGGGCTTGCATGTACCTCCTGGACACGAATGTCATCTCTGAATTGCGTCGCCCCCGTCCTCATGGTGCGGTCATCGCATGGCTCACTTCCATTGCCGACAGCGATCTGCATCTCTCGGCGGTGACGCTCGGTGAGATCCAGGCCGGCATCGAAGTGACGCGCGAGCAGGACGCGGCCAAGGCCAATGAAATCGAGCAGTGGGCTGCGCTGGTTGCCGCGTCGTACAACGTTCTTCCCATTGATGCGGAAACCTTCAGGCTGTGGGCGAAGCTCATGCACCGCAGCTCGAACACGCTGTATGAAGACGCGATGATTGCCGCCACCGCAAAGCAGCACGCGCTGACCGTCGTGACGCGCAATGTGGCCGACTTCGCCAGCTTCGGCGTCGAAATCTTCAATCCATTCGAGTCGGGCGCGGCATGAAAGCCCTGCGCATCTACGCCGGCCCCGCGGCCCGCAAGCACATCGAGCAGAACGGCCTGCGTCCCGAGGACGTGCGCACCATCCCCGGCGCGGCGGGGGGGCCGAAGGGCCTGATCCTCGGGCCGCTCGACCGCTTCATCTTCGGCCGCTGGCTGGCCCAGTCCACGCAGACGGTGCATCTGGTCGGCGCCTCGATCGGCGCATGGCGCCTGTCGACCGCCTGCCTGGCCGACTCCGAAGCCGCCTTCACGCGCTTCGAGCACGACTACGTGCACCAGCAGTTCGAGGTGCCGCCCGGCCAGAGGCGGCTGAGCCCGCGCCAGTTGAGCGAGCGCTTCGCGCAGAGCCTGGTCGATTTCTATGGCGGGCGCATCGGCGAGGTGCTGAACCACCCGCGCTACCGCCTGCATGTGGTGACCTCGCGCGGGCGCCACATCCTCGGGCGCGAGGGCAGGGCGCGCACGCCCTTCGGCTACCTGGGCGCCTTTGCATCGAACAGCGTCTACCGCAAGAGCCTGGGCGCATGGCTGGAGCGCTGCGTGTTCTCCACGCCGGGCGCGGCGTTGCCTTTCGGCACGCAGGACTTCCGCACCCGCCAGCACGCGCTGAGCGAAGCCAACTTCAACATGGTGCTGCAGGCCTCGTGCTCGATTCCGTTCCTGCTCGCCGCGGTGCACGACATCCCGGGCGCGCCGCGCGGTGCGTACTGGGACGGCGGCATCACCGACTACCACCTGCACCTGAACTACCAGCCCGCCGACGAAGGCATCGTGCTGTACCCGCATTTCCAGCGCGCGGTGGTGCCGGGCTGGCTCGACAAGGGACTGCGCTGGCGCCACAAGTCCACCGGTTTTCTCGACCGCATGGTGGTGCTCGCGCCCGACCCCGAATGGGTGAAGTCGCTGCCCAACGGCAAGCTGCCGGACCGCAAGGACTTCATCCACTTCCAGAACGATGCGCAGGCGCGCATCACAGCCTGGGGCAAGGCGACGCGAGAGGCGCAGCGGTTGTCGGATGAGTTCGAAGGCTGGCTCGCCGATGGGTTTGTGAAGGGGCGAGCGCCCGACGTTCTGCCTCTCTGAACGGGCGAGGGCGATTGCCCGCCGGGGCAAACCCTGACGGGCATCGCAAGTGGTGCTTCGAGAATGGCCCGATCCATTCAGAAGCAACAAAGAAAGAGACAAGCCCTCATGCCGCATTCCACGCTGACACGCCGCCGATTCACGCTCGCCGCCGCAGCCACCAGCCTCGCCGTTCCCTCGTTCGCGCAGACCGCGTGGCCGAGCAAGCCGATCCGCATCGTCGTGCCGTACACGCCCGGCGGCTTCACCGACCAGATGGCGCGGCTCGTGCAAATTGGGCTGCAGACGCGCCTGGGCCAGCCGGTGCTCATCGACAACAAACCCGGCGCCAACAGCCTGATCGGCGTCGACGCCATCGCCAAGGCGCCGGCCGACGGCACCACCTTCGGCGTCGTCATCGCCGCGTACGCGGCCAACACCACGCTGTACCCGAAGCTCCCCTACGACCCGCAGAAGGACCTGACCGGCGTTTCGCTGATGGGCATCTCGCCCTTGCTGGCGGCGGTGAACATCAACGCGCCGTTCAAGACCGCGCGCGAGCTCATCGACTACGCGCGCGCCAACCCCGGCAAGGTGAGCTTCGGCTCCTCGGGCAACGGCTCGGCCGCGCACCTGACGACCGAGCTGTGGAAGTCGCTCACTCAGACCTACATGATCCACATCCCGTACCGCGGCGCAGTGCCTGCGCTCACGGACCTGATGGGCGGGCAGATCCAGCTTTTCTTCGATGCGCCCACCGGCCTTATCAACCAGGCCAAGGCCGGCAAGGTGCGGCTGATCGGCGTGGCGGGCGACAAGCGCCTGCCGGCCGCGCCCGAGGTGCCGACCTTCATCGAACAGGGCTTTGCGGGTTTCACCGGCAGCACCTGGGCCGGGATGCTCGCGCCGGCGGGCACGCCGCGCGACATCGTCAAGCGCATGTCGGAGGAGGTGGCGCGCATCATCAAGAGCGATGAGACGCGCGCCAAGCTCGACGCGATGGGCACCATTCCGGCGGGCAGCACACCGGAGGAATTCGATGCGTTCATCACGGCAGAGACGGCCAAGTGGGGCAAGGTCATCCGCACGGCGGGGGTGAAGGCGGAGTAGCGCGCTCGCGCGCAGCAATCGCCGCACGTGGCGCGTTCGCCCAGCCGCGCCGGCTTGTTGGCCGACGCGGCTTCCTCGGTCAGCGTTCTACTTGCTGTCGGTCCCGGTGTTCGTCTTTGCCGCAGCCTTCATGCGCATGACCTGCTGCGGTGTGCGTTGCGACTGAAAGCGCAGCACGTCGTCGAGCCGGACATAGCCGCTGCCGGACTGGTCGATCTCGCTGAAATGGTCGCTCACGAAACCCCAGCCTGCCGCCTTGGCCTGCTGTTGCGACAGCATGCCGTTGACGTCGCCCCCCGCGGCGGCGGCGAAGCGCTCGCTGGTCTGGGTCTCGACGTGCTGCACGACGGAGTTTTCGGTCGGCTTCGGCGGGTGGACCCAGCCCTTGGGCGGCGGCGGGGGCTTGGGCATGTCGTCGTAGGCGTGGGCGGTGCTCATGCCCATCAACGGGAAGAGGGTGGCGATGGCGCTGGCGGTCAACCAGAAAGATGTGTTTTTCATGGGTCTCTCGCTCATTGGAGTTGGGCGGCCGAAGCACTGGCGCTGTCCAGTGCGTCCTGGGCCGGCAGGGCGTAGTAGTCGTTGAGCGTCTGCTTGAGCGGCGCCCGCGATGCTTCGGTGTTGTAGATCATGTGGCCGCCTTCGAACCATTTGACCGGGATCCGGCTGCCCAGGTTCACGCTCTCCAGGTCGAGTTCGGTCTGGAAGCCCGGCGTCGCCACGTCTTCATAGCCGTGCAGGATCAGCATCTTGCTGTTCGGGTTGGCGGTCAGCACCGCCTGGATGTCGGTGATGCTCTGCGGGTAGAAGTCGCTGCTGCCGGCGCGCTGCCATTTCCAGTACTGGATCGTCTGGTTGTTCAGCGGCTGGTAGGCCGTCTTGTTCTTGTAGTTCACGAAGTCCGGGAAGTAGGTCTTCATCTGGTTCAGGAATGCGACGTTGATGTAGTCGTCCGCCGCAAAGCTGTTGCCGTTGGGAACCTTCATCCGCGCGTCGTAGCGGCCGAGCGTATTGCCCGAGACCAATGCCGTGCGGAAGCCGCCGGGACCGTAGTTGAAGCTGCTTTTCCAGGTCGCCGCCGAAATGCCGGTGTAGGCCGCCATCTGGTTGAGCACCGTCTGGCCGGCCGTGCTGGCGGCGAAGGTGTTCCACTGGCTCTGGCTCTTGGGAACGCTGAAGTCGTTCGGGCCGAAGTACGTGGTCAGCGTGTTCTTGAACGTCGTCCTCGCGAGGGTTCGCAATTCGCCCAGGTACTGGTCCTGGGTCTTGCTCCCGCGCTTGGTGGTTTTCTGGAAGTAGTCCGCCGCCATCGCATACGAGGGGATGTAGCCCTCGCAGGACGACTGCTCATCCATCATGTCGCAGTTGGAGTTGTAGTCGACCAGCGGCGAATTGAGGATGAACCCGGCCAGCACTTTCGCGGGCTTGCCTGTCGGGTCGGGCACATAGCCGCTGGTGCCGGCCTGCTCGAGCAGGTTCGCGACGATGGGCGTGCGGATGCCGCCGTACGACTCGCCATACAGGTACTTGGGCGAGCTCTGGCGGTTGAACTTGTTGGTGTAGGCGACGATGAAGTCGGCCACCACCTGGGCATCGATGTCGGTGCCCCACAGGTCCGCATTGCGCAAGGGCGAGATGGCGGTCGAAAGCCCCGTGCCGGGCGGGTCGACGAAGACGATGTCCGACTTGTCGAGCAGCGAGATCGCGTTGTCCTCGAACGGAAAACTCGTGGGCTGCACGGTGGGGTTGGGCATGTTCGGTGCATCCGACTTCAGCCGCTTCGGGCCCCATGAGCCCATGTGCAGCCAGATCGAAGCGGAGCCGGGGCCGCCGTTCCACAGGAAGGTCACGGGACGGTCTTCCTTGGGCAGGTCGTCGCGCGTGTACGAGGTGTAGAAGATCGCCGCTTCGGCCTTTTTGGTGGCGCCGACACCTTTGTAGGCCACCAGATGCCCGGCGCGCGCCACATAGTTCAGGGCCTGCCCGTCGATCGTGATCGTGTGTTGCTTGAGCGAGGTGTCCTCGTTGATCGACGACAGCGCGATCGAACCGGTACGCGTCGTGTTGTAGGTGTTGGGATCGTCGAGGACCTTGTCCATCACCGCCACGCTGGCGAGCGCATTGCTGTCGGCGTTCGGCGCAGGTGCTTCGGCCGCCGGCCCGGACGTGGGCGCGCTTGAAACCGGCGCGAATGACGAGGGGCTGTCGCCCCCACCGCCGCATGCCGCCAGGGCGGCGGCTGCAAAAGCCGTGAATACGGCTCGACTCAAACTTCTGCGATGCATGAATGCGATCTCCGAGAGGTCCAAAAAAAGAACGGCAAGCTGGTGGCCGCCGTTCGCCTTCGAGCCGGGCCACGCGATGCCATCCGATGTCGAATGGCCGCATGACCCGATCCGTTTCGGCGCTCGTTGTGCAAGCACCGAAATTCGATGATCTTTCAGTCTTCCCTCGGCGCTGTGGATTCAGAAAACCCTCGCCAGTCCTAAATTAGTTTCTCAATTCGCTGAATTGCCGAAATCAAAGTCGGCCCATGTAGTCAATCCACATTACATTGCGTATAGACTAATTCTTTTGATTTCAGATCTTTAATTGATTGATTTATTGATCGGCAAGCGGAATCTATTTTTAGCAACCTGACTGCTAGCTGACCTGGCGACAGACGCGCAGAGGAGTTCAGCGGCAGAGACTGCCAAGCGGAGAGGGAAAGGGGAATAACGCGCTTCCGCGTGCACTGAAGGTCATTCGAATGGCGCCGCAGGGATAGTGCGGTCCGCCGCCAAGCGATTGAGAATTTCACAGCCTTCGAAGAAAGGTAGGCCGCGACCCAGGAATGGACGGCACCTGTGAATATTCAATTCAATCCAATGGAGACAAATCTTGACCAAGACAGTGTTTTTTGCAGCGATTGTGTGCGGAGGTATACTTTCGTCGGCCCACGCGGCCAACGATATATCCAGCACCCTCATCTGGACCTGCTCCAATCAATTGAATGGTTCGGCCTATGGCGATGCCGTATTGAATGATCTTCGCGGTACGAAATTTCCTTCACCCAAAACCGGAGGATTCAAGATCACGTCGGTGGAACAGGTCTGGCTTGCGCTTCCTTCCTATTGTCTGATCAAGGGAACAATCCAGCCCACATCTCCCGGAGGCATAGACCCTGCCGTCAAAGCGCCCGATTACCGGGTTCCCGATATCAATTACCAGGTCTATATTCCATCGCAATGGAATGGCAAATTCGTCCAGCTCGGTGGCGGTGGATTTGCCTGGAGCGCCGACGTCGTGGCGGCGGGTCTGCAAGCCAACCAGCAATTCTCGCCCTCGCTCCAGGGACCGGCGCTGTCGAATTACGCGGTCGTTCTCAGCGACGCAGGTGCCGGTGATTCGTCGAAGGCATTCGATCCGCAATTCGTGCGGCCCGGCAAACAACTCAGCGATGTTCCCAAGCAGGAAGCCGTGAAGAATTTCGGGCAGGACGCGATCAAGAAATCGCTCGATGTTGGGTTGTATCTGGTTAAAAAATTGACCGGAACGTCGCCCACCGATACCTATTTCGTAGGTATTTCCACTGGTGGCAGGCAAGCGCTGAAAGCCATTGCGAACTGGCCCGATGCCTACGACGGCGTTATTGCGGGTGCTCCTCCTGTCGACGAAACCAATCTGCTCAGGACGCTGGAGGTGCCGGCGGTGGTCAATGATTGGGTGGTCAATTGGAACAGCAGCGCCGCCATGCTCACCAGCCTGTTCGGCAAGGATGTGTCAGACCAGACATTGAGCGATGCGCTGGGCGCAACGTCCCGGCATCTGGCGGATGTCGCCGTCGAATCAGGCGCAAATGACGACGGCTACAGCAAGCTGCTGGATGCGCTGGCGCCCGTATGGAATGTCAAACCGGGTGATCTTGCCAATTTCTTCAATGTTGCTGCGAGCCAGAAAAAGGCGGGCAAAAAAGGCAAGAAGATCATCATTTACCAGGGAACATCCGATTTCCTGGTGCCTTGCACCCAGGCCGGCGAATTCGTCAGCCAGCTGGTCAGAAAAGAAACGGCAAGCGAAATAAGCAATTCCGTGCGCGCCTACTTTGTCGAAGATTACAGCCACGGGTTCTACAACACCAATTCATTGCTCAAGAAAATTGGATTGAGCGCCCTGCAATTGAATTGGAATGCGGTTTCCGACCTCGACAGATGGGTGCACGATGACAACGCCGCGGTCGGCGCGCCATCGCTTGCCCGAAATGCCTCGGGCGGAATTCCCGGAGACCAGGCATTGAGCGCATGGAAGTGCCTGGCGCCCCATTGACGCCAGACCCCGCGAGCCTCTACATCGACGCTTCGAGCATCGCCTTGTAGTCGTCGCGGGTAGCCAGCCGCGGATTGGTCTTGTGGCAGTGGTCGGCCATCGCGCCGTCGATGATCTTCTCGAACATCGCGCTCGTCACACCGACTTCGGCCAGGCCCTTGGGCAGGCCCAGGCGCGCGTTCATGTCGCGGATCGCATCGCCCAGATCGCCGGCCGAATCGAGGTGCATGGCCTGCGCCATGCGCTGGAGGCGTTGGTCTTTCTGCACCGACTCGGCGCCCGCGTTGAAGTGGATCACCGCGGGCAGGAAGAGGGCGTTGAGCGTGCCGTGGTGCAGGCGCGGATCGACGCCACCGAGGCTGTGGCTGAGCGAATGCACGCAGCCCAGGCCCTTCTGGAATGCCATCGCGCCCTGCAT
This region of Variovorax sp. RKNM96 genomic DNA includes:
- a CDS encoding tannase/feruloyl esterase family alpha/beta hydrolase, coding for MTKTVFFAAIVCGGILSSAHAANDISSTLIWTCSNQLNGSAYGDAVLNDLRGTKFPSPKTGGFKITSVEQVWLALPSYCLIKGTIQPTSPGGIDPAVKAPDYRVPDINYQVYIPSQWNGKFVQLGGGGFAWSADVVAAGLQANQQFSPSLQGPALSNYAVVLSDAGAGDSSKAFDPQFVRPGKQLSDVPKQEAVKNFGQDAIKKSLDVGLYLVKKLTGTSPTDTYFVGISTGGRQALKAIANWPDAYDGVIAGAPPVDETNLLRTLEVPAVVNDWVVNWNSSAAMLTSLFGKDVSDQTLSDALGATSRHLADVAVESGANDDGYSKLLDALAPVWNVKPGDLANFFNVAASQKKAGKKGKKIIIYQGTSDFLVPCTQAGEFVSQLVRKETASEISNSVRAYFVEDYSHGFYNTNSLLKKIGLSALQLNWNAVSDLDRWVHDDNAAVGAPSLARNASGGIPGDQALSAWKCLAPH